A window of the Misgurnus anguillicaudatus unplaced genomic scaffold, ASM2758022v2 HiC_scaffold_32, whole genome shotgun sequence genome harbors these coding sequences:
- the LOC141349092 gene encoding uncharacterized protein, translating into MHLLVGLPTANKHQRRRRRRRRHESQLLFVDSYLRVFSIGVDDEMDVIFCKSEETDEGLQDDESTNQTSTESLDSVCNAGEQQQILQNKLKMCSVKLIDCRNLMMKIKTEPIEIKTEAIEIITEATEIKTELTEVTLGLKTEPTADEDHADEDEDNDDFIPSDVKSESCSDGETSSTSKERRTTQTLSCITCGKTFSSQRHLKRHERKHTEQKLFTRSEISFTTSQEKKLHSEEHTAKTLFHCEQCGKDFDFLSQLKRHLRTHSGEKPFNCTECGKYFRTKGNLDVHQRFHTGEKPHHRRKNFKQHVNLVSHQRIYTGERPYECSHCEKTFTQSSHLKTHERVHTGEKPYVCSDPSHFRTHQRVHTGEKPHHCSVCGKSFSQHDNLMTHQRTHTGERPYKCSQCEKTFSWLYTLKTHERIHTGEKPHHCSVCGKSFRQHDNLVKHQRTHTGERPYKCSQCGKMFADSRNLKSHKRIHTGEKPYVCSQCGKSFTDPSTLRVHQRVHSGEKPHHCNVCGKGFSRHQHLVSHQRTHTGEKPYKCSQCEKTFARPNSLKVHERIHTGEKPYVCSQCGKSFSNPSHLRIHQRVHTGEKPHHCSVCGKSFSQHVNLVKHQRTHTGEKPYKCSQCEKTFAQSNSLKVHERSHTEEKPYVCSQCGKNFSSSFAFRVHQRVHTGETPHHCSVCGKSFSRQDYLVRHQKTQTG; encoded by the exons ATGCACCTACTGgttggtttgccaaccgccaataaacaccaaagaagaagaagaagaagaagaagacacGAGAGTCAATTGCTGTTTGTAGATTCTTATCTTCGTGTATTTAGTATTGGTGTTGATGATGAGATGGATGTGATTTTCTGTAAATCAGAAGAAACTGATGAGGGTTTACAGGATGATGAATCTACtaatcaaacctccacagagtctctggattctgtctgtaacgctggagaacagcagcagatcctgcagaacAAACtcaagatgtgttcagtcaaactcATCGACTGTAGaaacctcatgatgaagatcaaaactgaacccataGAAATAAAAACCGAAGCTATAGAAATAATAACTGAagctacagaaataaaaacggAACTCACAGAAGTAACGTTAGGgctcaaaactgaacccacagcaGATGAAGATCACGCGGATGAAGATGAGGACAACGACGATTTTATTCCTTCTG ATGTCAAGAGTGAATCATGTTCTGATGGAGAaacgtcctcaacatcaaaagagcgacggacaacacaaactctttcctgcatcacctgtggaaagacattcagctcacagagacatttaaagagacatgagagaaaacacacagaacagaaactcttcaccagatctgagatcagctttactacctcacaagagaagaaacttcattcagaagagCACACAGCCAAGACGTTGTTTCATTGTGAGCAATGTGGGAAAGATTTTGACTTCTTATCTCAGCTGAAAAGACACTTGAGGACACACAgtggtgaaaaacctttcaactgcactgaatgtggcaAATATTTTAGAACCAAAGGAAATCTTGATGTTCATCAGAGATTTCAcacaggagagaaacctcatcaccgTAGGAAGAATTTTAAACAACATGTTAATTTAGTTTCACACCAGAGAATTTATACAGGTGAAAGACCTTACGAATGCTCTCACTGTGAGAAGACGTTTACTCAGTCAAGTCACTTAAAAACCCacgagagagttcacactggagaaaaaccttacgtctgctctgATCCATCTCATTTTAGAactcatcagagagttcatactggagagaaacctcatcactgcagtgtttgtgggaagagttttagtcaacaTGACAATTTAATGacacaccagagaactcatacaggtgaaagaccttacaaatgctctcagtgtgagaagacgtttTCTTGGTTATATACCTTAAAAACCcatgagagaattcacactggagagaaaccgcatcactgtagtgtttgtggaaagagtttcagacaACATGACAATTTAGTGAaacaccagagaactcatacaggtgaaagaccttataaatgctctcagtgtgggAAGATGTTTGCCGACTCACGTAACTTAAAATCCCAcaagagaattcacactggagagaaaccttacgtctgctctcaatgtggaaagagcttcactGATCCAAGTACATTGAGAGTTCATCAAAGAGTTCACAGTGGAGaaaaacctcatcactgtaatgtttgtggaAAGGGTTTCAGTCGACATCAACATTTAGTGtcacaccagagaactcatacaggtgaaaaaccttataaatgctctcagtgtgagaagactTTTGCTCGGCCAAattccttaaaagtccacgagagaattcacactggagagaaaccttacgtctgctctcaatgtggaaagagcttctctaATCCATCTCATTTAAGaattcatcagagagttcatactggagagaaacctcatcactgcagtgtttgtgggaagagttttagtcaacaTGTCAATTTAGTGAaacaccagagaactcatacaggtgaaaaaccttataAATGCTCTCAGTGCGAGAAGACTTTTGCTCAGTCAAATTCCTTAAAAGTCCATGAGAGAAGTCACACTgaagagaaaccttacgtctgctctcaaTGTGGAAAGAACTTCTCTAGTTCATTTGCTTTTAGagtccatcagagagttcacactggagagacacctcatcactgtagtgtttgtgggaagagttttagtcgaCAAGACTATTTAGTGAGACACCAGAAAACTCAGACAGGTTAA
- the LOC129453942 gene encoding uncharacterized protein isoform X3 has translation MRKYSGDKPFNCSECDKYFRTKESLIVHQRVHNGEKPHHCNVCGKSFRQHGSLVSHQRTHTGERPYKCSHCEKTFSWLYSLKTHERVHTGEKPYVCSQCGKSFARPSQVMVHQRVHTGEKPYHCNVCEKSFRKRYHLGIHQRTHTGEKPYKCSQCEKTFARLYSLKLHERVHTGEKPYVCSQCGKSFSDPSHLRFHQRIHTGEKPHHCSVCGKSFSQLYSLVSHQRTHTGERPYKCSQCGKMFAESGNLKAHERIHTGEKPYVCSQCGKSFTDPSSLRGHQRVHTGERPHHCSVCGKNFSQHGSLVSHQRTHTGERPYKCSQCEKTFAQSNNLKAHERVHTGEKPYLCSQCGKSFTALSTFTVHQRVHTGEKPHRCYDCGKSFNQHEQLVRHQRTHTGEKPYKCSQCEKTFAQSGSLKIHERVHTGEKPYVCFQCGKSFTDSSSMRSHLRVHTGEKPHHCDVCGKSFSQHCYLVKHRRTHTGERPYKCSHCEKTFSWSHALKVHEKIHIGEKPYIIV, from the coding sequence ATGAGGAAATACAGTGGCGACAAACCTTTCAACTGCAGTGAATGTGACAAATATTTCAGAACCAAAGAAAGTCTTATTGTTCATCAAAGAGTTCACaatggagagaaacctcatcactgtaatgtttgtgggaagagtttcagACAACATGGCAGTTTAGTTtcacaccagagaactcatacaggtgaaagaccttacaaatgctctcattgTGAGAAGACGTTTTCTTGGTTATATTCCTTAAAAAcccatgagagagttcacactggagagaaaccttacgtctgctctcaatgtggaaagagcttcgCTAGGCCATCTCAAGTCAtggttcatcagagagttcacactggagagaaaccttatcactgtaatgtttgtgagAAGAGTTTTAGAAAACGTTACCATTTAGGGAtacaccagagaactcatacaggtgaaaaaccttacaaatgctctcagtgtgagaagactTTTGCTCGATTATATTCCTTAAAACtccatgagagagttcacactggagagaaaccttacgtctgctctcaaTGCGGAAAGAGCTTCTCTGATCCATCTCATTTGAGATTTCATcaaagaattcacactggagagaaacctcatcactgtagtgtttgtgggaagagtttcagTCAACTTTACAGTTTAGTTtcacaccagagaactcatacaggtgaaagaccttataaatgctctcagtgtgggAAGATGTTTGCCGAGTCAGGTAACTTAAAAGCCCAcgagagaattcacactggagagaaaccttacgtctgctctcaatgtggaaagagcttcactGATCCATCTTCTTTGAGAGGTCAtcaaagagttcatactggagagagaCCTCATCACTgcagtgtttgtgggaagaatTTCAGTCAACATGGCAGTTTAGTTtcacaccagagaactcatacaggtgaaagaccttacaaatgctctcagtgtgagaagactTTTGCTCAGTCAAATAACTTAAAAGCCCacgagagagttcacactggagagaaaccttacctCTGCTCTCAATGTGGAAAAAGCTTCACTGCTTTAAGTACTTTTAcagttcatcagagagttcacactggagagaaacctcatcgcTGTTATgattgtggaaagagttttaatcAACACGAACAGTTAGTGAGACACCaaagaactcatacaggtgaaaaaccttacaaatgctctcagtgtgaaaaAACTTTTGCTCAGTCAGGTTCCTTAAAAatccatgagagagttcacactggagagaaaccttacgtctgctttCAATGTGGTAAAAGCTTCACTGATTCAAGTTCAATGAGAAGTCATttgagagttcacactggagagaaacctcatcactgtgaTGTCTgcgggaagagttttagtcaacaTTGCTATTTAGTAAAACACcggagaactcatacaggtgaaagaccttacaaatgctctcattgTGAAAAGACGTTTTCTTGGTCACATGCCTTAAAAGTTCATGAGAAAATTCACattggagagaaaccttacatcATTGTGTGA